The region ggtataagtataaaataaaataagtgtgaagtaccaagtgggcttattggttgatgatgataatgcagtataataatacaatgtaataatataaataataagcaGTGATGCAAGTACTGTCgggttaagtgtagcttattgagattattaagatactgcacagcagtaatggaggtatgaataatatggTTCCTCTAATGGTTCCTCTTTCCTggttctctctgtttttctcatcaCACCGACTTTTCTTTGACTGTTGTAAAGCcaccttcctcttctctcttcttctcgcTGCTTCTGCCACCGTTTTTTCAACTTCTCCTTAATTgtggttttcatttctgttttactaAGGGCTACTGTCATGTCAACGTGATTCGTTTTTGTGGCTTCTTTTGCACACTTATCAGCTGTTTGAGTTCCTTTGATTCCTATATGTGCTGGTAGCCatacaaatgtcacatttagcCCCATCATTTGAATTCCATATAGTGTTTGCTGTATCTCTATTAAGACATCTGGTCCGCTGTTTCAAGCGGATTGATGACGAGCTGGAATCAGAGCATATTACTGCTCTCAGAGGTCTCACATCTTCCACCCGTTTCAATGCTGACAGAATTGCCAGCATCTCCCCTGTACACACCGATACCCCATCACTGATTCGTTTgccaattttaatgttgaaatctggAACTGTGAATGAAATACCAGTTTTGTTAGCTGTGTTCTTTGAAGCATCTGTATAAATTTGAACATAGGTGTAGTAGATACTTTCTATATCTGTCTGTATTATCTGTAGATGTAAAATAAGCTCCttatctttgttctttttgccaAGCAATGTGAGCTCTACAGTCGGGTCAGGGAGCATCCAAGGGTGTATTACTGGGAGTGGGACTGCTggactaatgtttatttcagttattcctagttcttttgctttctgctcAGTTGTCCATCCAAAACGTTTTGTGTCTCTCCTTTCCCCAACAGGGTTTTAGTGCATCTAGCGTTGGATGATCTTCATTATGTCCTTTTAAATGAACCCAGTAGTTTAAAGATAGCTGTGTTTCTCCCACTTCCACTTGTAATGCTGAGGTTGGGGTTGCTCTGATGGCACCTGAACATAGTCTCAAAGCCCGATATTGAATGTTGTCTAACTTTCTGAGAGATGTACTTGCTGCAGATCCAAATGCTACACAGCCATAATCTAACACTGATCTTATTCATCCTATGTAGATGGTTTTCAATGCTGATCTCTCTGCCCCCCATTCACTTCCCACCACACatctcattacatttaatacttttttacacTTGTCCGTTACCTTCTGAATATGTGCTTCCCATGTGATTCTTTCATCAAACCACAACCCTAgacattttaattgtttcactctctccaattcttgattatatcattttaattttaaattactgtcatttctttttcctgtAAAGAACATTGTCTTTGTCTTGTCTACTGAGAACTTAAATCCCCACTTAAATGACCATTGTTCTCTTTTAACAATAGCCTCCTGTATTTTCTTCACACTAAATTCCAAATTCCTCCCTCTTTTCCATATCGCCCCATCATCCGCAAAAAGAGAGAATCCCATCCCATTCtccaaattcagaaaaacatcatttatcataatagaaaataacacaGGACTCAATATAGTCCCTTGAGGAGTTCCATTTTCAACCAAAAACCTTCCTGAATAACACTTCCCTATTCTTACCTGAATCAATCTTCCATATAAAAGGTATTTGATCCACCTATACATCAGGCCTTTAACCCCTAATTTACttagtttaattaataatcCTTCCTTCCACATCATAGCCTTCTCTATATCAAAAAAGATGGCCACTATGCTTTCCCTCTTAATCTGTGCTTTCCTTATTTCATGTTCTAAACATAAAGCAGGGTCcatggtatttctgcctcttctgAATCCACTCTGATATTTTGATACATAGCCTTTGCTTTCCATACAATACAATCTTACATTTATCATTCTCTCCATTATTATGCATACACTAGAGGTTAAAGCAATTGGTCTATAATTCCCTGGGTTTGAGCAGTCTTTTCCGGCTCGCGTATCGGAactaaaacagcttttttccagACTTGTGGCAATTTTCCCTTCTCCCAAACCTTATTATATAGTTCCAGTAAAATGTCCTTAGATGATTCACTAAGATGATTTATCATAGTATAACATATGTGATTTCTCCCCGGTGTTGACATCTTGGTTTTCCTGAGAGGAGGAAACTAATTGCGGGACCAAGTTACGTTTGAATAAATGAGCGGCCATTTTGCTACTCCAACTCCACCTGTTGTCAATATCCACGGTTTTCTAACAGCATTATTTTGAAGGCTACAGCCGGAAGTCGTTGATTTTATTCTGCTTTACTTGCCACTAGCAGTGTCGACGCCGGTTACTGTACTGTCATCGTGTCGGACTGGAGAGGAAATTCAGCACAGCCTGGCTGGGCTTCAACCTCACGTGAGGGGGTGGAGAGGATACCGGTACCTGGTTAGTGTTTCCCGAACACTCAAGTCTCTCGGCAGATACAGCAAACGCACTCAGACATCAGTAAATCCGAAGACAACATCGAGAATGGACGACTGTTCTCAACAAACGCCGCTGTTTACATTCGGCGTGATAGCTGACATTCAGTACGCGGATATTGACGACGGATACAATTACTCCCGGACGAGGAGGCGGTACTACCGGAGCAGCCTCCAGCTGCTGAGAAATGCCCTGGAGAGTTGGTCAGAGTCGGCTGTCAAACCAGAGTTTATCCTCCAGCTGGGAGACATTATTGACGGCTTCAACAAGGGCCGCGACGCCTCTGACCGAGCACTGGACACCGTGCTGAGAGAGTTCAGCTCCGGCCCCGTGGAGGTCCACCATGTGTGGGGCAACCACGAGTTTTATAACTTCAGCAGGAGCGCACTGCTGCGTTCAAAGCTCAACAGCACACTGCACTCTGACAGGAGCCTGAGTGAGGCCAGGGCGGGCAAAGACATCTATGCTTACCACTTCAGCCCGTTCCCCGGCTTTACGTTTGTTGTCCTGGACGCCTATGATGTGAGCCTGCTGGGCAGAGAGGAGTCCAGCGAGCAGTACAGCGATGCGATGACTCTGATCAGACAGTACAACAGCAGCGAGGATCTCAACTGCCCCCCAAGTATGCTGGCCTGCTAACTTGTCACAGTTATATTtaatattgtgttatatatatatatatatatatatatatatatatatatatatatatatatattatacagtactatttcattcatttaaatacatattatatttttaaatgtattttatattatagtaTGTCATTTATTAGTAGTTTTACCGTTTTATTCTAATACCAGGCTTAAGTTTGTTTCAGTAGTTAAAGCGAGACTGTGTCATTTTTGAGAGAAACAGAACAGTCtagctttgttttatttagtagcttatggtggctaatgttggTTAAACTTTAGATAGAATGTATAAGTGAGGACTCATTGGAAGACAAATTGTGTATAAAGTATAAACAaagctttcatttaaaaaaaataaataaatgtaattaaaaacagcCCGAAATGTCCTTAATCTTTTAACtttagtgtttgttgttgtttctgagGCAGACATTCTACTTCATGGCTGTTTACGGGGACTGTGGTTTGTAATTTTGCTGTCAAATGCTTCAAACGCAGAGGTACAGAGAGGCCAGACAGGATATAATGAGTGGTGTTCatcttaaatattatattatagaaGTATTTTGGTATgaaaatttttaatttaaccAAGTATCCTGTATCATAATTACACGTCGGGCACTTGTAACAAACCAAACTGCTGGAAAAATTGGTTGAAAATTCAGCGAGTTAGTGTTGATCATTCAGTGAAtccattcatttacatttttttaatcacacttGAGCCATTTCACAGACACCAGGGTGACTACCAGTGAATGAGCAAGTAGATGATGATCTTCGTATTTTGTGTTCTTGTTTCAGTGACGGAGGGCCTGCAGAAGAGGTTTACAATGTTCAACGGTGGGTTCAGTAAGGACCAGCTGAACTGGCTAGATTTGGTTCTGTCCTCAGCCGATGAGAAACGGGAAAGAGTCACAATCGTCAGTAAGTAAACTCTGTCGCATATACAAAGTGTAAATTAATCAGATTATGTTTGATTCCTGGCCTCTTCCAAGTGGAGTCAGTAAATATGTAATGTGAATGTTGCGATGTGCTCATTCCGGCATTTGTAGAAATTCAACCCTCTCCCATACAAGTTAAAATGAGCACGTTCTGATCTATTGTAGCTCTAAAATGGTGGGAAATGACCACCAGGTTTATCTAACCGTGATTGACAGCACAACCCaacagtttattgtttttttttaatccaattgCCTCCACTATGACTCACAGCTTGGTCATACAGACTTTTTTAGCTTCTGCCCATAGTGTAGTGCACATTATTCACAGGTCCCTTTTTAACAGTGGGCTTTGAGTACTTGCCTCTCAAGTATCACTGAtgcacctgctccaacacatgGGCTCAGTGAGAACAAGCtcttatttttgtgattttctgtcttctgaGTTTGATCTGAGGGCTGAGACCATCATCGCTCCTCTCCTGCGGAATCAGCAATGCCTTTCCCGTTGTTTCATAACCTTTTTGTGTAGGTTGTAATAAAGTATTTGTATCTTTATGTTTCTTTTCGGAACTGTGCTTTAAATTCactgatttatttcttttttttcattgtaattctaaatttaatttttatataattCGGAACAGCAGCAATCTTTGACATACTCACCTACAGAGCAAGTCATAgcataaaacatacacacacgacTCAAAACAGCTGTCAACTACACAGATAATCTGGCAAAAAGCTGAGGGCTTCACAAACAGTGTGACTTATACCACTGCTGAAGTAGAACACTTGTGGGTGTGCAGGCAGTATTCATTGTTCCTTTTAAAgaggcactccactgatttgtttttatacatcaAATTCAGTTTACTGGGTTTATTGGGTAGTTAGTCAGATTGTATGTGTTCAGGAGGTCTCAATGAGCCCAAGATCTCTTTTAAAAGCAGCCCTGAGAACAAATTACATATATACTTTACAACATTACAGCAAAaagttcgatcccggcttcccccagcccacatgtctaagtgtccttgggcaagacaaaTTGCTCCCGTtattcggtgtgtgagtgtgtgtgaatgcgttactttctttcaactgatgagcagttggcacctgccatcagcgTGTGactgtgatatgtagttgaagcactttgagtagtcggaaaagactagaaaggcgctatataagtacagcccatttaccatttaccaaatATCTGCAACTTAGATAACACAGGTATGCCGATGCCTTTTGATATAACTTACAGTGCTGAATGTTATAGCTGTCTTGAATATTGAATTGAATGGCTCTTCTCTTAAAAAATGCGTACATGTTGTCTTTTTGGAGTTTAGAACGAGCTTTAAATTGATAAGAAAGGTCTGTCAGGAGGAGTActgctcagcctgtgaaaacagttgtctAATGTCTTGTGTGTCCccggaggagctttgtcaagtctgagaaaataacccaaGTGCTATCACTTTACTGTAGTTACGCATGCATCAGGTTGGACTTGAAGACTACAAATGTATTATGCATTTGGATTAAGTCacgatatctcagcctctgctgcaccAGTTTTGACCATTGTTTCTTAATCTGTCTTGTGAGCCCCCCAACTGTATCACAGTGCAATAGTCCTTTTTCAGAGAAGACATtgtgacttgtcatagtaggaaaagctctgcccagactgggagctcAGAGCCCAGGCTTGAAAACCTCCTCGGTCCAAAGCTCCTATGCTAGCGGTGTGAACACCAACACTCACTTGAGGCTCcaagctcccagtccgggcagtcAGCTAAGATAAAAGGAccactagctgcatggctaactgagctaactagctaatggcagctgcAATAATAGCAGTTAATGGTTGCTTTAAAGCCATCCGTCCACCAGAAACTCTGTATATCACCAAGAGTTGAGGCAAAGCAGCagaaggacatcagagggaaaatttgatccagtttcaccaaaatcagtgaataaagttataaagttgcgtttttgtacagtaagcagtgaggcccggcccccagaaacactccgctccgGCGGTCTATCGTTTTCCCAACctattcttgtctcatttgtggtctgatacacagtaaattcatcaaattcaatgccccatatcgctattttccaagaTAAGTTAAAGCACTGGATGTATCAAGAGAACTGGTTACAGCGGCTTGCTGCCCCTCggcagtttcagggtcctggtattgtgcatgctggctcactgtcatgagTTACTGAATTATGTTATATGTTGCAGTCTATGAAATATATTGTGTACATCATCTGCTGTCCTGAAAGTGCTGCTATACCAGATACCAGAAATctagatgtattttttttcttgcccaGGTCACCTCCCTGTACATCCCTACTCCACGGACCCGATATGCCTCGCCTGGAACTTCGATGAGCTCCTGGCCATCATACGGTCTCACAGCAGTGTGGTGTGTTTCATGGCTGGACACGACCACGACGGTGGATACCACCGGGATAAAGACTCGGGAGTGCACCACCTGACATTAGAGGGGGTGATTGAAACTCCACCTGACCGCAATGCCTTTGGCACAGTCTCTGTGTACGAGGACAGGATGGTGCTGAAAGGGAACGGGAGGATCACAGATCGAGTGTTTCTGTTTCCAGGTTGCCAAAGTGACGCAGATCATAGGGCAGTATGACACATGCTGTAGTTAAGATTCATAGATTACTGAAGCTGTCAAGGCAAACCTTTTGGAATATCCTGGGATTTAGAGAGGTGTATTCTGGACTGGGAAATTTAGAGGATGTTTGTTACATTCAAGTCAGGGAATTTTACATGAGTCACTTAACAGGAAAAACATATACATGCATCTATCTCCCATCCTATAGCATAGgcttccatgttttttttcctcagctATGGAAGTTATGGTAATGAATTCACATTAGTAATGGAAGTAGTATAACTTTCCATTcttttagttatatttaaaggCAAAGGTGGGAATACTTCCAAAAGTGAAGTTCTGCCAACtattacaaaaacacagacgCACATACACTCTGGTCTGTTTTTAGATGCAGTGTGTCATGTCCACTTACCTCAGCAGAACATATACAGTACCTCAAACTATTTATTGCActtagtgtttttgtttttatttcctgacAGTGTGAACTGATATCTTGTACACTGGTTGTGTTTTAATCTGGAggtttaatgataaaatttgcatatttaaacacacatagTTTAAGAAGGAAATTAGTTTCTATTGAAATTGCTGCCTTTttgctgattctgattttcttaTACTATTATTTGCTGAGCAATGTATTGTGCACTGTAGTGAGATATTTGATCAGTGCAGCGTATAACTATTACGAATGTATTAATATATAGTTTTCAGGTGAGAAGATCAGCCTGAGATAAGTGCAAATCTGTATGAACGATGTAAAACAATACCACGAATAATaccacaaataataaaaatctttaTAACTGCAGTAGTTGCACTTCTGTACCCATCTAAATGTCACATTCACATCCCTGGCATcttatgctgcattcaggtTACATGGGAAAGTGGTAGATACAACCGTTGTATCTGAAATAAAGTAAAGGAAAGttattttgagtttttcagaGACAAATTAAGATCACTTGAGGTTGGATTATGAATCCCAGCTTCGACATCACGATGACAATGGCGTGATAAATCATTTGTCACTAATTGCAAATAgatttgtgtgaaaaaaatggccacaaacagacagtagagacctcataaacactaataataatgaCCAAAACTACAActtaaacaaaacatgacaaagggGGGTATGTTAAACGGTTGGAAGAGATGGTATgagggaattaaaaaaaaaaagagtactACAAAATAATATGAATTCAAGGTCAACTTGCTAGCTTTTACTGGATCTTTCAACAGCATCTCGACATATGGGCATAGTCTTATACTCCATCCACTGACAAAGACCATGAGATCGGGTTGAAAGGTCTGATttagctagtaagtggacctagAGTTAaggttattttgtcaaactactatttcaaGGGCCAAGAGAGAACTCTGACGCTAAATGATTATGTTTGACCTGATCTAACAGTGACAAGAATGcaactgtgaaatgtaaatgaaatattaaacacTAATATGCTAAGctgtgtgattttaaataacacaaagaACGTCAAACAGGAGGGACAATGTAGATTAAAAGAGCACATTTACTTTTGTGTTCactattttgttaaaataacagAAGATGACAGTGAAATTGAGTTGATACAAGTATATACAATATAGGACGTGGAAATATGATGAGATAAATAGGGGGCTACATATATGTAGAGAGTGTGCTGATTTGCATAAGTGATAGAAATATGTCAAATATTTCGCTGTATTACCGACAGGCCGTGAAGGCAGCAGCGGCACAGACGTGGCCGTCGTGCAGCTGCTGCTTTCAAGTGGCGCAGTGTCCCGTCTGGAGGCAGAGAGGGCGAAGTTTCTCACTCTGCATTGCAGCCTGAGCGCTGCTGCCGGAATCCAAGACAACAATGGCGACTCCCAGTCCTGACAGCAACTCCACAAGCTCCAGCAACAGCATTGTAGGATCAACGTCGCACCATTTtcaccagcagacacagagcagcagcatgcAAGGTAGGCGACAGTGGCCTTTACttcatatttttctatttcaatTTAAGACACTGGAGTTAGTAGGAAAAGGTAGCTTGTAGCTTCCcagaagcagaaaaaacataGTCAAGACAGACAGAATAATTCTTACTTTCTGGTCgtcactttcaaaataaaacccacgTTGTTGTCCGTAAGACATAGGCtactattaatattaacattttgttgtctATGTTTATAGACGTGAACAAAGCAAGCTCATTTAAAAGTTTATAACATTCTgctaatgtaaatgtaaaatggaCTGGTATGGTCAAGAGTTGTAACTTGAGCTGGCAATTTAACGTTCTTAATTGTTATTAGAAAATGTAGCAGGCTATTTGTGTAGATTATTAGCCAGGATGGAGGATGAGCACTGCCGATCATAAAAGGTCACTCATCGTTTCTCTTCAATATATCTATGGCATGTTATGTTGcagtataatattataaagagtacggtctagacctgttctataggaaaagtgcaatgagataacttctgttatgaattggcgctatatacataaaattgaattgaatgttgttgacaaatactgggTAGAACAATTTAGTATTCAGACACTAGTGTTACATATTTCAGTGTTGACATGATACACATAATACatctaaatattaaaatattcccAACCCACAATTATTGTTTAGTATTAAACAATTTAAAGCTGATTTTTGAATACAACCGTGTGATCTCTGTAGAATAGTTAgctgtttgtcatttattttgaaggctGAATTGCGCTGTTTCCGCTAACGCTCTCGCTTTCTTTGCCTAGCTTGAAGTAGCTCCCTGAAACTACATGGCTACCAGGTTAGCAGCCTAGCAGTAGCCCTTGTTTAGCTGCTGAACCGACAGACCTGTAGTGGCACAGTGAAGTGTTTTCATTCCTTGAGTCTGACATGATGCTCATTAGAAACAAAACCTAAATAAATGTGTGACATTATAAAGATGCATTCAGTGAATGTCTGTTCACCGATATTATTAGCACCAGGCTAGTAACGTTGCCACCAAGGCCTAACGGTACACTAAAGTGTTTCTCTCTGCACCGCTATCTGTGGCAAAGAAATTATACAAATAATACAGTTAAAGATAGctataataattatattcaCCCTGTAAACGTtaatttttaaaagttgttattGAATTTGCTTTAGTCGTCTGACAACGTCGCGGAGGTCCTCGTTAAGTAACAGTATGTTGTTAGCTCTGTCGAGATTTCAGGCAGTTAAATAATGCGATAGCATAAAATAAACACCTCAGTCTTTAACACTACTAACTTACTGTACTGAAACAACATGTCTGTCGTTTGTTAACGTGATATAGGTCTGAAACGTTACATTTCTAACTAACTATTAGAATGTTTTGCGATGGACCCCAGCCTGAGTCCACACTCTAAATCCATTATCGGACGGAAAGCCAAGCCTGGTCGCGGCCAAAACCTCTTAGCAAGCTAGGAactgtttttgcaaatttgaCTATTTCAGTCACTGTTTTCGATAAGATGCTATGAGCTACAGCACTGCCCGCTGATACAATTCAGGAAGAGTCTGTGGTATGTCGCGTTAGCTAATTTGGGATATCATATTGGATTTTTAACGTTACTCATAAACGTTTGTATGCAATCACACCTAGTGGTAAACCGGTTTCCTCGCAGTGGGCTGTGTGTTCGTGTCATGTGCTGTCTAAATCTTACTGGGAAAAACACGTAGAGCAACGTCAGACAGAGAGTCGTGTCCGATAATGGATGTGTTGATGGTAGCTGCAGGGTGACGAACGGCATTGCCATTGATTGATGGCCTTTTAGCACCCGTAACCTCTTAAAAGTAAAAGAGCAGTGCAGTCATGTTTGTAGTGGTCAGCAGATCTGAGTTGCATGTTCTTACTCTGTGGCAGATGTCTAGTATCAAATGTTTTATCTAAACCTTACAGAAACCAACACCTG is a window of Siniperca chuatsi isolate FFG_IHB_CAS linkage group LG20, ASM2008510v1, whole genome shotgun sequence DNA encoding:
- the adprm gene encoding manganese-dependent ADP-ribose/CDP-alcohol diphosphatase, coding for MDDCSQQTPLFTFGVIADIQYADIDDGYNYSRTRRRYYRSSLQLLRNALESWSESAVKPEFILQLGDIIDGFNKGRDASDRALDTVLREFSSGPVEVHHVWGNHEFYNFSRSALLRSKLNSTLHSDRSLSEARAGKDIYAYHFSPFPGFTFVVLDAYDVSLLGREESSEQYSDAMTLIRQYNSSEDLNCPPMTEGLQKRFTMFNGGFSKDQLNWLDLVLSSADEKRERVTIVSHLPVHPYSTDPICLAWNFDELLAIIRSHSSVVCFMAGHDHDGGYHRDKDSGVHHLTLEGVIETPPDRNAFGTVSVYEDRMVLKGNGRITDRVFLFPGCQSDADHRAV